The following proteins are co-located in the Puniceicoccus vermicola genome:
- the rph gene encoding ribonuclease PH, with product MTDLPRPDGRQNDELRPVTFEPGIAPNATGSVLVSFGNTRVICAATIEKKVPRWMNAQGVKGGWVSAEYSMLPYSTHDRKQRDVNRGKQDGRGIEIQRLIGRSLRAVIDLQKLPGHTLWVDCDVLQADGGTRTASITGAYVAAEMAVRRLMKDGVLTENPFKDSIAAVSVGVFYDTSVLDLNYPEDLAASVDFNVVMTGSGQFVELQGTGEEATFSDDQLTQLLGLAKKGIGELTELQKAAL from the coding sequence ATGACCGACCTGCCCAGGCCCGATGGCCGACAGAATGACGAACTTCGCCCCGTAACTTTTGAACCGGGAATCGCTCCCAATGCTACGGGATCCGTTCTGGTATCTTTTGGAAATACCCGCGTGATCTGTGCGGCAACCATTGAGAAAAAAGTTCCTCGCTGGATGAACGCCCAAGGAGTCAAGGGAGGCTGGGTATCCGCCGAGTACTCGATGCTCCCCTACTCGACTCACGATCGCAAGCAGCGCGATGTGAACCGTGGCAAACAGGACGGACGCGGGATTGAGATCCAGCGCCTCATCGGACGCTCCTTGCGTGCCGTGATCGACCTCCAGAAGCTTCCCGGCCATACCCTCTGGGTCGACTGCGACGTGCTTCAGGCCGACGGTGGCACACGCACCGCCTCGATCACCGGGGCTTATGTCGCCGCCGAGATGGCCGTGCGCCGCCTGATGAAGGACGGCGTCCTCACCGAGAACCCCTTTAAGGATTCGATCGCCGCTGTAAGCGTCGGCGTCTTCTACGACACCTCGGTCCTCGACCTCAACTATCCGGAAGACTTGGCCGCCTCAGTCGATTTCAACGTCGTGATGACCGGATCCGGACAATTCGTCGAGCTCCAGGGAACCGGAGAGGAAGCGACCTTCTCCGATGACCAGCTCACCCAACTGCTCGGCCTCGCCAAAAAGGGAATCGGCGAGCTCACCGAACTTCAAAAAGCGGCCCTTTAA
- a CDS encoding type II toxin-antitoxin system RelE/ParE family toxin → MVNRIVYASAAFGRKAKKLKRQEKKELDNAVLDILKNPDIGEEKAGDLAGVFVHKFKVRKQLILLSYTYDEEEINLLTLGSHENFYRDLKNYRKA, encoded by the coding sequence TTGGTTAATCGAATCGTTTACGCTTCTGCGGCATTCGGTCGAAAGGCAAAAAAATTAAAGAGACAGGAAAAGAAAGAGCTTGATAACGCAGTTCTAGACATCCTGAAGAATCCAGATATCGGAGAAGAAAAGGCCGGAGACCTGGCAGGTGTTTTCGTCCACAAGTTCAAGGTCAGGAAGCAGTTGATTCTTCTTTCCTACACCTACGACGAAGAAGAGATCAATCTACTGACATTGGGCAGCCATGAAAACTTTTATCGTGACCTGAAAAACTACCGGAAGGCCTAA
- a CDS encoding ParD-like family protein — MSTVVRISDHLADEAKTRSKVEHRSMTSQVEYWATIGKAAEENPDLPFSFIKETLLAMEEMKKGQKEEYTFG, encoded by the coding sequence ATGAGCACAGTCGTTCGAATTTCAGACCATCTTGCCGACGAAGCCAAAACCCGGTCGAAAGTCGAGCATCGGTCAATGACCTCCCAAGTCGAATATTGGGCCACCATTGGCAAAGCGGCAGAGGAGAATCCTGACCTTCCGTTCAGTTTTATAAAAGAAACTCTCTTGGCGATGGAAGAAATGAAAAAAGGCCAAAAGGAGGAGTATACCTTTGGTTAA
- a CDS encoding Hpt domain-containing protein, whose amino-acid sequence MENSSHPIFSQSDLRTFALEICSGDEEIFVELLGDCQTDLRDQFTNLEVAREAQNWRDFNRAAHSMKSAARTFGSPLVKELSFQLEQQSEGGVAEEKLPELDEKTRELQEASKRFEKMLAEIALNPSPFLT is encoded by the coding sequence ATGGAAAATTCCAGCCATCCCATTTTCTCTCAAAGCGACTTACGCACCTTCGCTTTAGAGATTTGCTCTGGCGATGAAGAAATCTTCGTCGAGCTTTTAGGCGATTGCCAGACTGACCTAAGGGACCAATTTACCAACCTCGAAGTGGCAAGGGAGGCCCAAAATTGGCGCGACTTCAATCGCGCCGCCCACTCCATGAAGTCCGCCGCCCGCACTTTTGGGAGCCCTTTAGTGAAGGAACTCTCTTTTCAGTTAGAGCAACAATCCGAGGGCGGAGTCGCAGAAGAGAAGCTCCCCGAGCTCGACGAAAAGACACGCGAACTGCAGGAAGCCTCCAAGCGATTCGAGAAGATGCTTGCCGAGATTGCCCTGAATCCGTCTCCCTTCCTTACCTGA
- the sucD gene encoding succinate--CoA ligase subunit alpha gives MSILVNKDTRVVVQGITGKAGGFHAQQCLAYGTNIVAGVTPGKGGQKFEDQVPIFDTLADAVDKTGANCSVIFVPPPFAADSILEAIDAEIDLVICITEGIPVRDMAEVRRRLYFHNTKTRLIGPNCPGIITPGECKIGIMPGYIHKPGKVGVVSRSGTLTYEAVWQLTQRGVGQSTCIGIGGDPINGTSHTDALKLFNEDPDTEAVIMIGEIGGTAEEEAAAYVKEHMNKPVAAFIAGTTAPPGRRMGHAGAIVSGGEGTAESKIAALKDAGIEVAPTPSDMADALLKVYTPS, from the coding sequence ATGAGTATCCTCGTAAACAAAGACACCCGTGTGGTGGTCCAGGGAATCACCGGTAAAGCCGGCGGCTTTCACGCCCAACAATGCCTAGCCTACGGCACCAACATCGTCGCCGGAGTCACTCCCGGTAAGGGCGGCCAAAAGTTTGAAGACCAAGTGCCGATTTTCGACACTTTGGCAGACGCCGTCGACAAGACCGGCGCGAACTGCTCCGTCATCTTCGTGCCACCTCCCTTCGCAGCCGACTCGATCCTCGAAGCCATCGACGCTGAGATCGATCTCGTCATCTGCATCACCGAAGGAATTCCGGTCCGCGACATGGCTGAAGTGCGCCGCCGCCTCTACTTCCACAACACCAAGACCCGCCTCATCGGCCCGAACTGCCCGGGAATCATCACTCCCGGAGAGTGCAAGATCGGCATCATGCCCGGCTACATCCACAAACCGGGCAAGGTCGGCGTCGTCTCCCGCTCCGGGACTCTGACTTACGAAGCGGTCTGGCAATTGACTCAGCGCGGCGTAGGACAATCCACCTGCATCGGCATCGGGGGTGACCCGATCAACGGCACCAGCCACACCGACGCACTCAAGCTCTTCAACGAAGATCCGGACACCGAAGCCGTCATCATGATCGGCGAGATCGGGGGAACCGCCGAAGAAGAAGCCGCCGCTTACGTGAAGGAACACATGAATAAGCCGGTCGCCGCCTTCATCGCAGGCACCACCGCTCCTCCGGGGCGTCGCATGGGCCATGCCGGAGCGATTGTCTCCGGAGGCGAAGGTACCGCAGAGAGCAAGATTGCCGCCCTCAAGGATGCCGGAATCGAAGTCGCTCCGACTCCGTCCGACATGGCTGACGCTCTCCTCAAGGTCTACACACCTTCCTGA
- a CDS encoding HAMP domain-containing histidine kinase — MEWFRSPLLLIAFVLYALLMVSLLAIYFRGSSDKSEEGSSTANAAKKGPHRASRSSVTESSESVILESDFEEGDQSSRSRDSGLDELVREAEKLFSSEKEPIFVADAGLNIFYRNRAARKVFGDHRDSGEEPFASVLGANEKAVWKQFGDQDSPTMGTISCLLPNGKNGSAQVRLAVMNRMPRVYALRVTGLEEEKPSWLSRSAKGTESTSLTRGAHLDFREVDPASVELSADQMLAPLREIDGLLKKVNDSQLAGDSEGSKRSLQPARNKLRRLIRHIEEIDWMLQVTDGHLHQRPENFQAYAVLAEMAEAANRLTTGDGPRLKLDPEEAPAVEPILSGDRRIFEKVLTQLLTSAFRATGSGEIIASFRSEALENPTQSDDWYLFAGEGESGSQATAVTIRIEFQRPEEPSSGSDLPAVVETLGAQILDPRMTKRLDFVKKGRDSDLFGLTLARELVGKLDGDLAFQSDASGRSEFVLRLQFENAGA, encoded by the coding sequence ATGGAATGGTTCCGAAGTCCCCTGCTTCTCATCGCTTTCGTTTTATACGCTCTCTTGATGGTTTCCCTCTTGGCGATCTATTTTCGAGGGTCGTCCGATAAGAGTGAGGAGGGCTCCTCAACTGCGAATGCGGCGAAGAAGGGACCGCATCGAGCCTCCCGGTCTTCGGTGACGGAATCCTCGGAATCGGTCATCCTCGAGTCGGACTTCGAGGAGGGAGATCAGTCGTCGCGTTCCCGGGATTCTGGTCTGGATGAGTTGGTCCGGGAAGCGGAGAAATTGTTCTCCTCGGAGAAAGAGCCAATATTCGTGGCGGATGCCGGTTTGAACATATTTTACCGGAACCGGGCCGCTCGGAAGGTATTTGGAGATCATCGGGATTCGGGGGAGGAGCCCTTTGCCTCGGTTCTCGGCGCAAACGAAAAGGCCGTTTGGAAGCAGTTTGGCGATCAGGATTCTCCCACCATGGGGACGATTTCCTGTCTGCTCCCAAACGGGAAAAACGGTTCGGCCCAAGTCCGCTTGGCGGTGATGAACCGGATGCCCCGCGTCTACGCACTTCGCGTGACTGGATTGGAGGAGGAAAAACCGTCTTGGCTCAGTCGCAGCGCGAAAGGAACCGAATCGACTTCGCTGACCCGCGGAGCGCATCTCGATTTCCGTGAGGTGGATCCGGCTTCGGTCGAACTTTCCGCTGACCAGATGCTCGCGCCACTGAGGGAAATCGATGGCCTGCTGAAGAAGGTCAACGACAGTCAGCTGGCCGGAGATTCGGAAGGCAGCAAGCGGTCACTGCAACCTGCCCGGAATAAGTTGCGTCGATTGATCCGGCACATCGAAGAGATCGATTGGATGCTCCAAGTGACTGACGGACACCTGCATCAGCGTCCGGAGAATTTTCAAGCCTATGCCGTCCTCGCGGAGATGGCGGAGGCCGCCAACCGCCTGACGACTGGAGACGGTCCCCGTTTGAAGCTCGACCCGGAAGAGGCCCCCGCCGTGGAGCCCATCCTCTCCGGAGACCGTCGGATTTTCGAGAAAGTGCTGACGCAGCTCCTCACCTCTGCTTTTCGCGCGACGGGTTCGGGAGAGATCATTGCTTCCTTCCGCTCCGAGGCCTTGGAGAATCCAACGCAATCGGACGATTGGTATCTATTCGCCGGCGAGGGCGAATCGGGGAGCCAAGCGACTGCGGTCACGATTCGCATCGAGTTTCAGCGTCCGGAGGAGCCCTCCAGTGGCTCTGATCTGCCAGCGGTGGTGGAAACGCTCGGGGCTCAGATCCTTGATCCTCGGATGACCAAACGGCTCGATTTTGTGAAAAAGGGGAGAGATTCCGATCTCTTCGGGCTAACACTGGCGCGGGAACTGGTGGGCAAGCTGGACGGCGATTTGGCCTTCCAATCCGATGCCAGTGGTCGCAGTGAGTTTGTTTTGCGTCTACAATTTGAAAACGCGGGGGCCTAG
- a CDS encoding class I SAM-dependent methyltransferase codes for MNKGDVRKFYNQEDVIDHYAQAASDVGLWISEEKIFQRVFSTEDSILELGCGAGRIAIGLYELGYTKIFATDYARKMVGRARSAAEILEYPIPFGVQDATDLDFADEMFDGAIFGFNGLMQIPGRDGRKKAMSEIFRVLRPGSWFVFTSHDRNASEHPSFWKAETKRWRAGTQDPDLIDFGDRIGATPWGDLYIHVPEANMIRADLKEVGFRIEIDVLRSKLADEPPGVKEFSDECRFWVAQKPEAKE; via the coding sequence ATGAATAAGGGCGATGTTCGCAAGTTTTACAATCAGGAGGATGTGATCGATCACTATGCGCAAGCCGCATCGGATGTGGGGTTGTGGATTTCGGAAGAGAAGATCTTTCAACGGGTTTTCTCGACCGAAGACAGCATTCTCGAGCTCGGCTGTGGTGCCGGGAGGATCGCGATCGGGCTTTACGAGTTGGGATATACGAAGATTTTTGCCACCGATTACGCGCGAAAGATGGTGGGGCGGGCGAGGAGTGCCGCCGAGATTCTGGAGTATCCGATCCCTTTCGGGGTTCAGGATGCGACAGATTTGGATTTTGCCGACGAGATGTTCGACGGAGCAATTTTCGGCTTTAATGGGCTGATGCAGATTCCGGGCCGGGACGGTCGAAAGAAGGCGATGTCAGAGATCTTCCGGGTTCTCCGTCCGGGCTCTTGGTTTGTCTTCACCAGCCATGACCGCAATGCGTCAGAGCATCCCAGTTTCTGGAAGGCGGAAACCAAACGTTGGCGGGCCGGGACTCAGGATCCCGATTTGATCGATTTCGGTGACCGTATCGGAGCGACTCCTTGGGGAGACCTTTATATCCACGTGCCCGAGGCCAATATGATTCGGGCCGATTTAAAGGAGGTCGGATTTCGGATCGAGATCGATGTGCTCCGCTCGAAGTTGGCGGATGAGCCGCCGGGGGTGAAGGAGTTTTCGGACGAGTGCCGTTTCTGGGTTGCCCAGAAGCCAGAGGCGAAGGAATAG
- a CDS encoding helix-turn-helix domain-containing protein — protein sequence MHTLSTFDWPQPYACTYEAYNYSYIPSPKVHAQDYHEFFWIESGRGCHLLNGEPRLMETGYFALIRADDQHGFSAWEQDDRIRLINFAFPSPLWEKIRTNFFPDRICFFDHTPIAKREYYLSVDDRERLRQMGNDLAAGHWNETNAAAYLHGVLALLDNRDRETTHPAATPEWLTQAVRKIEIWPNFVGGVPEFVRMAGRSHEHVSRACRKCLNISPREIVNRARIKWASMQLETSQKEIVDIAEECGFENLGHFYKVFKTTHQTTPRKYRLKFGIPQIS from the coding sequence ATGCACACGCTCTCGACCTTCGACTGGCCCCAACCCTACGCCTGCACCTACGAAGCCTACAACTATAGCTACATTCCCTCCCCCAAAGTGCATGCTCAGGATTATCACGAATTCTTCTGGATTGAGAGCGGGCGCGGCTGCCACCTTTTAAACGGAGAGCCCAGGCTCATGGAAACCGGCTACTTTGCCCTCATTCGCGCGGATGACCAACACGGCTTCTCCGCCTGGGAACAGGACGACCGCATCCGGCTGATCAACTTCGCCTTCCCCTCGCCTCTCTGGGAAAAAATCCGCACGAACTTCTTCCCCGATCGGATATGCTTCTTTGATCATACACCGATCGCCAAGCGCGAATATTACTTGAGCGTCGATGACCGCGAACGCCTCCGTCAGATGGGTAACGACTTGGCTGCCGGCCACTGGAACGAAACCAATGCGGCCGCCTATCTGCACGGAGTCCTCGCCCTCCTCGACAATCGCGACCGGGAAACCACTCATCCCGCCGCCACTCCCGAATGGCTGACCCAAGCCGTCCGGAAGATTGAGATCTGGCCGAACTTTGTCGGAGGAGTCCCGGAGTTCGTCCGTATGGCCGGACGCAGCCACGAACACGTCAGCCGGGCTTGTCGTAAATGTCTAAACATCAGCCCGCGGGAGATCGTCAACCGGGCTCGGATCAAATGGGCCTCCATGCAACTGGAGACCTCCCAAAAAGAGATCGTCGATATCGCCGAAGAGTGTGGCTTCGAAAATCTCGGTCATTTCTACAAGGTCTTCAAAACCACCCACCAGACCACCCCGCGAAAGTACCGTCTCAAATTTGGGATTCCCCAGATTTCGTAG
- a CDS encoding alpha-mannosidase: MLPNHHLPQLTPNRINAALNRLQSSIWTDSRPVSVEASEPSPSQVPLAKGKTLDRQPVSHCSFWGKLFDQRWSRVFLPEAADDNTWLHWKDQAEATLYVEDQPYFGFNVAHRHCRLPEGTSEVWVQSSCIQSAIWHPEANGMEEKGSYFESATVRRRNDEVWNAYHDLKCIFDLFIDQRHRENPQVSTELIGAGLQPPMDKFTPSLRKMLRGMEDAVNALDREGVAALRESLAGLYQSLRVDKTFARCVLTGHAHLDLVWIWPERMGELKAVNIFSTVDRLMEEYPEYRFAYSQPASYEAVAKREPGLYDRVLQRIGSKQWEATGAMYVESDTTMACGEALARSFVLGQKGFEAINGQLSKLTWLPDVFGYAACLPLIMKQTGVNYFFTTKMTWNAINRFPYSSFVWKGHDGSEVLAHVTQESGYVTHMTIDNVKAPMNANQQADIHDEYLLPTGYGDGGGGPTDEMLERARRLGSLPGMPSIEWDQPEAFFDRLNAVKDELPVHQGECYLEYHRGTYTTHGNLKESFRNLERALQVAESVSSLTGKHWEMEHAWKRLVFSQFHDYIPGSSVWDVYLEGLPELDENAATQRAEAAQALEGEGDLAIFNPHAVPVRKWITPEGAKEATYVELPALSGSALAGVAVEQPEEVRVEGSLVSNGLVSFQLNQSGWIDSLVWEGVEVPLSEPIGQLVLYPDHAANFDAWDIDRHVLSLGEVCAADATVTPVQEGSHRGGFAVKRKIGESSEATVTFLLEAGSPLVNVSIDLDWHESESLLKILFPTQYAAMNARFGIPYGSVLRPQLANGMVAEAMWEVPFNRHLSIFDEGESEGMFLVSEAKYGASVRNGCVGVSLVRSPKVTGFDGHAHAWPPHLTRLEIESPFSDQGSHRIALAIGRYDAGLPRERQPASVADTHFTEPLIYRGESVESPLMSLEGGDSLVPCWVKPAGEGSWILRLHEVAGRRGSVEVQVAEGWTVEQTEIGEKSVESVESFVKFSPYEVVSLRFRKS; the protein is encoded by the coding sequence ATGCTTCCCAATCATCATCTTCCGCAACTGACCCCCAACCGAATCAACGCGGCTCTCAATCGCCTACAATCGAGCATCTGGACGGATTCGCGTCCGGTCTCGGTTGAGGCTTCCGAGCCGAGCCCGAGTCAGGTGCCACTGGCCAAAGGCAAGACCTTGGATCGCCAGCCAGTGAGTCATTGCTCTTTCTGGGGCAAATTATTTGACCAGCGATGGAGCCGGGTCTTCCTCCCGGAGGCGGCAGACGACAATACTTGGCTCCACTGGAAAGATCAGGCAGAGGCGACGCTTTACGTTGAGGATCAACCGTATTTTGGCTTCAACGTTGCCCACCGCCATTGCCGTTTGCCTGAGGGGACGAGTGAGGTCTGGGTCCAATCGAGCTGCATCCAGAGTGCGATCTGGCATCCGGAGGCGAACGGGATGGAAGAGAAGGGGAGCTACTTTGAGAGCGCTACCGTCCGGCGTCGGAACGACGAAGTGTGGAATGCCTACCACGACCTCAAGTGCATCTTCGACTTGTTCATTGATCAGCGGCACCGGGAGAATCCTCAGGTCTCGACCGAATTGATCGGGGCCGGATTGCAGCCGCCGATGGATAAATTTACTCCTTCGCTGCGGAAAATGCTCCGAGGTATGGAGGATGCCGTGAACGCTCTCGATCGGGAAGGGGTTGCCGCCTTGCGGGAATCACTGGCGGGGCTCTATCAAAGCCTCCGGGTCGACAAGACTTTTGCCCGTTGTGTTCTGACCGGACACGCCCACCTGGATCTCGTCTGGATCTGGCCTGAGCGCATGGGAGAATTGAAAGCGGTGAACATCTTTTCGACCGTCGACCGCTTGATGGAAGAGTATCCGGAATACCGATTCGCCTACAGCCAGCCTGCCAGCTACGAGGCGGTGGCGAAGCGGGAGCCCGGCCTGTACGACCGCGTGTTGCAGCGAATCGGTTCCAAACAATGGGAAGCGACCGGGGCGATGTACGTGGAGTCCGACACAACCATGGCCTGCGGAGAAGCGTTGGCCCGCAGCTTTGTTCTCGGACAGAAGGGGTTCGAGGCCATCAATGGACAGCTCTCGAAGCTGACCTGGCTCCCGGATGTCTTCGGCTATGCGGCCTGCCTGCCCTTGATCATGAAGCAGACCGGGGTGAATTACTTCTTCACGACGAAGATGACTTGGAATGCGATCAACCGTTTTCCCTATAGCAGTTTTGTCTGGAAGGGGCACGATGGTTCGGAGGTGCTCGCCCACGTGACTCAGGAGTCCGGCTACGTCACGCACATGACGATCGACAACGTGAAGGCTCCGATGAATGCGAATCAGCAGGCCGATATCCACGACGAATACCTGCTCCCGACCGGGTATGGCGACGGAGGCGGTGGACCTACGGACGAGATGCTCGAGCGGGCGCGTCGACTCGGTTCGCTGCCGGGAATGCCGTCGATCGAATGGGATCAGCCGGAGGCCTTTTTCGATCGCTTGAATGCGGTGAAGGATGAGCTGCCAGTTCACCAGGGCGAATGCTATCTCGAGTATCACCGCGGAACCTACACCACGCACGGGAATTTGAAAGAGAGCTTCCGGAATCTCGAGCGGGCCTTGCAGGTTGCCGAATCGGTTTCCTCCCTGACTGGAAAGCATTGGGAGATGGAGCACGCTTGGAAGCGTTTGGTCTTCTCTCAGTTTCACGACTACATTCCCGGGAGTTCGGTCTGGGATGTGTATCTGGAAGGGTTGCCGGAGCTCGATGAGAACGCGGCCACGCAGAGGGCAGAAGCTGCTCAAGCGTTGGAAGGTGAAGGCGACTTGGCCATCTTCAACCCGCATGCAGTTCCCGTGCGCAAGTGGATCACGCCGGAAGGTGCGAAGGAGGCCACTTATGTTGAACTGCCAGCTCTGAGCGGATCTGCGCTGGCCGGGGTGGCCGTTGAACAGCCGGAAGAGGTGCGTGTCGAAGGTTCATTGGTCTCAAATGGTTTGGTATCCTTCCAGTTGAACCAGTCCGGATGGATTGATTCGCTCGTTTGGGAAGGGGTGGAAGTGCCACTGTCCGAACCCATCGGACAATTGGTCCTCTATCCGGACCATGCGGCGAACTTCGACGCCTGGGATATTGATCGCCACGTCTTGTCCTTGGGGGAGGTCTGCGCGGCCGATGCGACGGTGACTCCGGTTCAGGAAGGATCGCACCGCGGCGGGTTCGCCGTGAAACGTAAGATCGGCGAATCGAGTGAAGCGACGGTTACCTTCCTCCTCGAAGCGGGGAGTCCGCTAGTCAATGTCTCGATCGATCTGGACTGGCACGAGTCGGAGTCTCTGCTAAAGATTCTTTTCCCGACGCAATACGCGGCGATGAATGCTCGATTTGGCATTCCTTACGGGAGCGTTCTCCGTCCTCAGTTGGCCAACGGGATGGTTGCCGAGGCCATGTGGGAGGTTCCTTTCAATCGTCACCTTTCGATATTCGATGAGGGGGAGAGTGAGGGGATGTTCCTCGTATCCGAGGCGAAGTACGGGGCTTCGGTCCGGAACGGATGCGTTGGGGTGAGCCTCGTGCGGAGTCCGAAAGTGACCGGCTTTGATGGACACGCTCATGCGTGGCCCCCTCATCTGACCCGACTGGAGATCGAATCGCCTTTCAGCGATCAAGGATCTCACCGGATTGCTCTGGCAATCGGGCGCTATGATGCCGGGTTGCCGCGTGAGCGTCAGCCGGCCTCCGTGGCGGATACCCATTTTACCGAGCCGTTGATCTACCGGGGTGAGTCGGTCGAATCGCCTCTGATGTCCTTGGAGGGTGGAGACTCGCTGGTTCCTTGCTGGGTCAAGCCCGCCGGGGAAGGATCTTGGATTTTACGCCTACACGAAGTAGCCGGCCGTCGGGGTTCGGTTGAGGTTCAAGTCGCAGAGGGTTGGACCGTCGAACAAACCGAGATCGGGGAAAAGTCGGTGGAAAGCGTCGAGAGTTTCGTCAAGTTCTCACCCTATGAGGTGGTCAGTCTGCGTTTCCGTAAGAGCTAA
- the sucC gene encoding ADP-forming succinate--CoA ligase subunit beta yields MNIHEYQAKRLFAEYKIPAPRGYAAQNTRECETAINHFDSGEKIVVKAQIHAGGRGKGHFTDGYQGGVKIAKDQKEAREFAGHMLGNTLITKQTGEAGRKVQTVYFSEASEIKKEYYLAILLDRKTAQTVIMASTEGGMDIEEVAEKTPEKIVRIFVPPTLGLRHHQARRVAFALGFTGGLVKEMARLLAQLYKLYWEKNAMMVEINPLIVTEDNHLQALDAKVSFDENAVFQHPEIQQLRDLNEEDPKETEASQFNLNYIALDGNIACMVNGAGLAMATMDIIKYFGGSPANFLDVGGGASEEQVTNAFRIITSDPNVKGILVNIFGGIMQCDVIARGIIGAAKNIELKVPLVVRLEGTNVEEGKKLLAESNLPLETADSLSEAAEKIVGLVEKSEA; encoded by the coding sequence ATGAACATCCACGAATACCAGGCCAAGCGCCTCTTCGCCGAATACAAGATCCCAGCACCGCGCGGCTACGCCGCCCAAAACACGAGGGAGTGTGAGACCGCGATCAACCACTTCGACAGTGGTGAGAAAATCGTCGTCAAAGCCCAGATTCATGCGGGGGGTCGCGGAAAAGGTCACTTCACCGACGGCTACCAAGGGGGAGTGAAGATCGCGAAAGACCAGAAGGAAGCGCGCGAGTTCGCCGGCCACATGCTCGGCAACACCCTCATCACCAAGCAGACCGGGGAAGCTGGCCGCAAGGTGCAGACCGTGTACTTCTCCGAGGCCTCCGAGATCAAAAAGGAATACTACCTCGCGATCCTCCTCGATCGTAAAACGGCCCAAACCGTGATCATGGCCTCGACCGAAGGGGGCATGGATATTGAGGAAGTCGCCGAGAAGACTCCCGAGAAGATCGTTCGCATTTTTGTTCCGCCGACACTCGGCCTTCGTCACCACCAAGCCCGCCGCGTGGCGTTTGCCCTCGGGTTCACGGGTGGACTCGTCAAGGAAATGGCTCGACTCCTCGCCCAGCTCTACAAGCTCTACTGGGAAAAGAACGCGATGATGGTGGAAATCAATCCCCTTATCGTCACCGAGGACAATCACCTCCAGGCCCTCGACGCCAAAGTCTCCTTCGATGAGAACGCCGTTTTCCAACACCCGGAAATTCAGCAGCTCCGCGACCTCAACGAAGAGGATCCGAAGGAAACCGAAGCCTCCCAGTTCAATTTGAACTACATCGCCCTCGACGGAAACATCGCCTGCATGGTGAATGGTGCCGGACTCGCGATGGCGACCATGGACATCATCAAATACTTCGGCGGCTCTCCGGCCAACTTCCTCGACGTCGGTGGGGGTGCATCCGAGGAGCAGGTGACCAATGCCTTCCGCATCATCACCAGCGACCCGAACGTCAAGGGCATCCTCGTCAACATCTTCGGCGGAATCATGCAATGTGACGTGATCGCCCGGGGGATCATTGGCGCGGCCAAGAACATCGAACTCAAGGTGCCGCTCGTCGTCCGCCTCGAAGGAACCAACGTCGAAGAGGGCAAGAAGCTGCTCGCCGAGAGCAACCTCCCCCTCGAAACCGCCGACTCCCTCTCCGAAGCGGCCGAAAAGATCGTCGGCCTCGTGGAAAAGAGCGAAGCCTGA